One window of Alteriqipengyuania lutimaris genomic DNA carries:
- a CDS encoding A24 family peptidase, giving the protein MIDYLQYGLLAGLAIALVTAAITDLKARRIDNWLTGAVALGAPVFWWASGLSLWPGVALQFGVALLAFAILAGLFAMRAMGGGDVKLLTALALWIAPMLFLELVVLMALLGGVLTLVFGAWHIMRRRKDRLAIPYGVAISAAGLWVLAAHYFPAAGQAIGLQV; this is encoded by the coding sequence ATGATCGATTACCTGCAATATGGCTTGCTGGCCGGACTGGCAATCGCGCTGGTGACGGCTGCGATTACCGACCTCAAGGCGCGGAGGATCGACAACTGGCTCACGGGTGCGGTAGCGCTGGGCGCACCGGTGTTCTGGTGGGCCAGCGGGCTTTCGCTCTGGCCCGGCGTGGCGCTGCAATTCGGCGTTGCGCTTTTGGCCTTCGCGATCCTCGCCGGCCTGTTCGCAATGCGCGCGATGGGCGGCGGCGACGTGAAGCTACTGACCGCGCTGGCCCTGTGGATCGCGCCGATGCTGTTCCTCGAACTGGTGGTGCTGATGGCGCTGCTGGGCGGCGTGCTGACGCTGGTATTCGGTGCATGGCACATCATGCGCCGCCGCAAGGATCGGCTCGCCATCCCCTACGGCGTCGCAATTTCGGCGGCCGGCCTGTGGGTGCTCGCTGCGCATTATTTTCCCGCTGCCGGGCAGGCGATCGGCCTCCAGGTCTAG
- a CDS encoding alpha/beta fold hydrolase: protein MKPEDSPAGNPVRNDAPAFDRRVIPDAATETHWEAADDEKIRRIDWPARSASEARGSILFLPGRGDHYEKYLETLDEWHRDGWHVTASDWRGQGLSGRLGNDAHTGHIDDFGIWTRDLAHLWEGWIAKTPGPHVLVGHSMGGHLVLRALIEKRVAPDAAVLSAPMLGLVGTPGPLWLLEPVSKTLARLGDARRPAWKTSEKPGALPEDRGALLTHDVERYQDELWWRNARPDVAMGPASWGWVAAAIRSLRMIEAKGALESVDVPVLLFGTTNDQLVAWDAIERAAARLPFSELLTFGDEAHHEIFREVDQVRGRAMDGISDFLDRKAPRRS from the coding sequence ATGAAGCCAGAGGATAGCCCGGCCGGAAATCCGGTCCGAAACGATGCACCGGCCTTCGACCGCCGTGTCATTCCGGACGCCGCCACCGAAACCCATTGGGAGGCGGCAGATGACGAGAAAATCCGGCGGATCGACTGGCCCGCGAGGAGCGCGAGCGAGGCACGCGGTTCGATCCTCTTCCTGCCGGGGCGGGGCGATCACTACGAGAAATACCTCGAAACGCTGGACGAATGGCACCGCGACGGCTGGCATGTGACGGCCAGCGACTGGCGCGGGCAGGGTCTCTCGGGCCGCCTGGGCAACGACGCGCACACCGGCCATATCGACGATTTCGGCATCTGGACCCGCGATCTCGCGCATTTGTGGGAGGGGTGGATCGCCAAGACACCTGGGCCGCACGTGCTCGTCGGCCACTCGATGGGCGGGCACCTCGTGCTGCGCGCGCTGATCGAAAAGCGGGTCGCACCCGATGCGGCGGTTCTTTCGGCGCCGATGCTGGGCCTCGTGGGCACGCCCGGCCCGCTCTGGCTGTTGGAGCCGGTATCGAAGACGTTGGCGCGCCTTGGCGATGCACGGCGTCCGGCGTGGAAGACGAGCGAGAAGCCCGGCGCGCTGCCCGAGGATCGCGGCGCCTTGCTGACGCATGATGTCGAGCGGTATCAGGACGAATTGTGGTGGCGCAACGCGCGTCCCGACGTGGCGATGGGGCCGGCGAGCTGGGGCTGGGTTGCCGCCGCGATCCGGTCGCTGCGGATGATCGAGGCGAAGGGTGCGCTGGAGAGCGTGGATGTGCCGGTCCTGCTGTTCGGCACCACCAACGACCAGCTGGTCGCCTGGGACGCGATCGAACGGGCCGCCGCGCGCCTGCCTTTCAGTGAATTGCTGACCTTCGGCGACGAGGCGCACCACGAGATATTCCGCGAGGTGGACCAGGTGCGTGGGCGCGCGATGGACGGCATCTCCGATTTCCTGGATCGCAAAGCGCCACGCCGCTCCTAG
- a CDS encoding NAD(P)/FAD-dependent oxidoreductase, which produces MPDYDLAIIGAGMAGASLAAEVAPHARVLLLEAEDMPGYHTTGRSAAFWEECYGGPAIVPLSRASEAFLRDGGFLSPRGALYIGRERDSAKLDEFEARFAGSGARFERLQPGKAHAYVPNLRAEWREAIWQPHCADIDVAGLHQHYLKSAKHAGVDLVTRARIEAIDRRGDGWRLHASDGREFRAAAIANAAGAWADGLAQLAGANPLGIQPLQRTMLQVRADPALPRGGPLTLDISGQFYFKPESAQAMWFSPHDETPVPPADAAPDELTIAQALDRFGSVLDADIVKIERTWAGLRSFAPDRKPVYGWDRQVPGFFWFAGQGGFGIQTAPAAARLASQLFLDAPRDAMTEGLDARGFSPARFG; this is translated from the coding sequence ATGCCGGATTACGACCTAGCGATCATCGGTGCGGGGATGGCGGGCGCAAGCCTTGCCGCCGAAGTGGCGCCCCATGCGCGCGTGCTGCTGCTCGAGGCGGAAGACATGCCCGGCTACCATACCACAGGGCGGTCCGCTGCGTTCTGGGAGGAATGCTATGGGGGACCCGCGATAGTCCCGCTCAGCCGTGCGTCGGAAGCATTCCTGAGGGATGGCGGCTTCCTCAGCCCGCGCGGCGCGCTCTATATCGGACGGGAGCGGGACAGCGCGAAGCTCGATGAGTTCGAAGCGCGCTTCGCGGGCAGCGGCGCCCGGTTCGAACGGCTGCAACCGGGCAAAGCGCACGCCTATGTTCCCAATCTGCGAGCCGAGTGGCGCGAGGCGATCTGGCAGCCGCATTGCGCCGATATCGATGTCGCGGGGCTCCACCAGCATTACCTCAAGAGCGCGAAGCATGCGGGTGTCGACCTCGTGACGCGTGCGCGCATCGAAGCGATCGATCGTCGTGGCGATGGCTGGCGGCTCCATGCAAGCGATGGCCGGGAGTTTCGCGCCGCGGCGATTGCCAATGCGGCGGGCGCGTGGGCGGACGGGCTGGCCCAGTTGGCCGGGGCCAACCCGCTCGGCATCCAGCCGCTCCAGCGCACCATGTTGCAGGTCCGCGCCGATCCCGCGCTGCCGCGCGGCGGCCCCTTGACGCTCGACATCTCGGGGCAGTTCTACTTCAAGCCCGAAAGCGCGCAGGCAATGTGGTTCAGCCCGCATGACGAGACGCCGGTGCCGCCAGCTGACGCGGCTCCCGACGAACTGACGATCGCGCAGGCGCTCGACCGGTTCGGGTCCGTCCTTGACGCCGATATCGTGAAGATCGAGCGGACCTGGGCCGGGCTCAGAAGCTTCGCGCCCGATCGCAAGCCGGTCTATGGCTGGGACCGGCAGGTGCCCGGCTTCTTCTGGTTTGCAGGGCAGGGCGGCTTCGGTATCCAGACCGCGCCCGCCGCCGCGCGCCTTGCGAGCCAGCTTTTCCTGGATGCGCCGCGCGATGCGATGACCGAGGGACTGGACGCCCGCGGCTTTTCGCCTGCGCGCTTCGGCTAG
- the rnhA gene encoding ribonuclease HI gives MSDVQIFTDGACKGNPGPGGWGALLRRGATEKELSGAEADTTNNRMEMTAAIEALSALKRPCAVDLYTDSKYLIDGITKWLPGWQKRGWKTASKAPVKNEDLWRRLADLNAHHRITWHWVKGHSGHAENERVDRLASDAAESLR, from the coding sequence ATGAGTGACGTGCAGATTTTCACCGACGGGGCCTGCAAGGGTAATCCCGGCCCCGGCGGCTGGGGTGCGCTGCTGCGCAGGGGTGCGACCGAGAAGGAATTGTCGGGGGCTGAGGCCGATACGACCAATAATCGCATGGAAATGACCGCCGCGATCGAAGCGCTCTCGGCGCTCAAGCGGCCCTGCGCCGTCGATCTCTATACCGACAGCAAGTACCTGATCGACGGGATCACCAAGTGGTTGCCCGGATGGCAGAAGCGCGGCTGGAAGACCGCGAGCAAGGCCCCGGTGAAGAACGAGGACCTGTGGCGCCGGCTGGCGGACCTGAACGCGCATCACCGCATCACCTGGCACTGGGTGAAAGGCCATTCGGGCCATGCCGAGAACGAGCGGGTCGACAGGCTGGCCAGCGATGCCGCGGAGAGCCTGCGCTAG
- the thrB gene encoding homoserine kinase — MAVYTHLSAAEIEAFLSRYDVGALQSAKGIAEGISNSNWLVETERDGASHRYIFTIFEARTDPRDLPFFLALLDHLAGKDQPVPRTIHTRDGERMVEVRGKPAALIEFLPGVSIDQPGEDHAHAVGAALADLHGASSDFARSRTSALSTPACVDMLRAQEDRFAQIDPELTAILPDCGAAIIDAWPRDLPEGTIHADLFPDNVLFLQTSVTGLIDFYFACTGMLAYDLAVTHAAWCFDLADNSFRPEIGAALIAGYESRRELSSRERAALPVLAQGACLRFVATRVEDWFATPADGLVHRKPPMQFAHRLAFYREEGERAFRS; from the coding sequence GTGGCGGTCTACACGCATCTTTCCGCTGCCGAGATCGAAGCCTTTCTGAGCCGCTACGATGTCGGGGCCCTGCAATCGGCGAAAGGCATCGCCGAGGGAATCTCGAACTCCAACTGGCTGGTCGAGACCGAGCGTGATGGCGCATCGCACCGCTATATCTTCACGATTTTCGAAGCGCGGACAGATCCGCGCGACCTGCCGTTCTTCCTCGCATTGCTCGATCACCTTGCGGGAAAAGACCAGCCGGTGCCGCGCACGATCCATACGCGCGATGGCGAGCGCATGGTGGAGGTGCGGGGCAAGCCCGCCGCGCTGATCGAATTCCTGCCCGGCGTCTCGATCGACCAGCCGGGCGAAGACCACGCTCATGCCGTCGGCGCGGCGCTGGCGGACCTGCACGGTGCCTCGTCCGACTTCGCCCGTAGCCGCACGTCCGCGCTCTCGACACCCGCCTGTGTCGACATGCTGCGTGCGCAGGAGGACCGCTTTGCGCAGATCGATCCGGAGCTAACCGCCATCCTGCCCGATTGCGGCGCAGCGATCATCGATGCGTGGCCCCGCGACTTGCCGGAGGGCACGATCCACGCGGACCTGTTTCCCGACAATGTCCTGTTCCTGCAGACTTCGGTCACGGGCCTGATCGACTTCTACTTCGCGTGCACCGGCATGCTGGCCTACGATCTGGCTGTCACGCACGCCGCGTGGTGTTTCGATCTTGCCGATAACAGCTTCCGCCCGGAGATCGGAGCCGCGCTGATCGCCGGCTACGAAAGCCGCCGCGAACTCTCCTCGCGCGAGCGTGCGGCCCTGCCCGTCCTCGCGCAGGGCGCGTGCCTGCGCTTCGTGGCAACGCGCGTCGAAGACTGGTTCGCGACCCCCGCCGACGGACTTGTCCACCGCAAGCCCCCGATGCAGTTCGCGCACCGGCTTGCATTCTATCGCGAGGAAGGCGAGCGCGCTTTCCGATCATGA
- the ispH gene encoding 4-hydroxy-3-methylbut-2-enyl diphosphate reductase: MNAAFPPEQLRSDAKLDRPGLTILIAAPRGFCAGVDRAIEIVERALEKYGAPVYVRHEIVHNRYVVDGLRAKGAVFVEELDEVPDDAPVVFSAHGVPKEVPAEAERRKLLYVDATCPLVSKVHRQAERQLEKKRHIIFIGHEGHPEVIGTMGQVPEGTMTLVETVEDVANLPFGENDELSFLTQTTLSVDDTGEIVKALEARYPQIVAPKAEDICYATSNRQAAVKQLAPDSDLVLVIGAPNSSNSLRLVEVAERFGTPAKLIQRASEIEAGWLEGVETVGLTAGASAPETLVREVVDKLAEWRTIEERPVLFTEEKMTFKLPRHLVE; encoded by the coding sequence ATGAACGCCGCCTTTCCCCCCGAGCAGTTGCGCAGCGACGCAAAGCTGGATCGCCCCGGCCTGACCATCCTGATCGCCGCGCCCCGCGGTTTTTGCGCCGGGGTGGACCGCGCGATCGAGATCGTGGAGCGTGCGCTCGAGAAATATGGCGCACCGGTCTACGTGCGGCATGAAATCGTCCACAACCGCTACGTCGTCGACGGCCTGCGCGCGAAAGGCGCGGTTTTCGTGGAAGAACTGGACGAAGTGCCCGACGATGCGCCGGTCGTCTTCAGTGCCCACGGCGTACCCAAGGAAGTGCCGGCCGAAGCCGAACGGCGCAAGCTTCTCTATGTCGATGCGACCTGCCCGCTGGTCAGCAAGGTCCACCGCCAGGCCGAACGCCAGCTGGAAAAGAAGCGGCACATCATCTTCATCGGACATGAAGGCCATCCGGAAGTCATCGGAACGATGGGCCAGGTGCCCGAAGGCACGATGACGCTGGTCGAGACGGTGGAGGATGTCGCGAACCTGCCCTTCGGCGAGAACGACGAGCTGTCCTTCCTCACCCAGACGACCCTGTCGGTCGACGATACGGGCGAGATCGTGAAAGCGCTCGAGGCGCGGTATCCGCAGATCGTGGCCCCCAAGGCGGAGGACATCTGCTACGCCACATCCAACCGGCAGGCGGCGGTCAAGCAGCTCGCCCCGGACAGCGACCTCGTACTGGTGATCGGTGCCCCCAATTCCTCGAACTCGCTGCGACTCGTCGAAGTTGCCGAGCGGTTCGGCACGCCGGCCAAGCTGATCCAGCGGGCGAGCGAGATCGAGGCTGGATGGCTCGAAGGCGTGGAGACCGTCGGGCTGACCGCAGGGGCTTCGGCACCCGAAACGCTTGTGCGCGAGGTGGTCGACAAGCTGGCCGAATGGCGCACCATCGAAGAGCGCCCGGTGCTGTTCACCGAAGAGAAGATGACCTTCAAGCTCCCGCGTCACCTGGTGGAATAG
- the argS gene encoding arginine--tRNA ligase, which translates to MSDTKTLYAAYAERIDAVLSALEMEGTLPPDVNRANVAVEPPRDPSHGDIATNAAMVLAKPAKTNPRALAEQIVAHLNRDPDIESADIAGPGFINLRLADRAWIDEVRAIATLGDGYGRSGLGEGDRVNVEYVSANPTGPMHMGHCRGAVVGDALASLLEATGHKVTREYYVNDAGGQVDVLARSAHVRYRDALGEEVGEIPEGLYPGEYLIPVGKALAEEFGDQYAAAPESDWLPLFRPRAVAAMMDLIRADLAKLGIAHDVFASEAELQAAGKPAEAEAWLREQGLVYDGELEKPKGKTPEDWEPVELPLFRSTQFGDDQDRPIRKSNGSWTYFGADLAYHMQKAENADALIDIWGADHAGTVKRIKAAVAALSQGQGKPIPFDVKLVQMVQLMRDGEPVKMSKRSGNFVTLADVVDEVGKDVVRFTMLTRKPEAQMDFDFAKVVEASKDNPVFYVQYAHARIRSTMRKAAEEDLAPSDEALDSLTADDIALVKMAAQYPRVVESAAQAREPHRIAFYLYDLAAEFHSFWNAGNDDPSKRVILTQDRKLSAARLYLVAQIGQVVRNGLGLLGVEAVEEM; encoded by the coding sequence ATGTCCGATACCAAGACCCTTTATGCCGCTTATGCAGAGCGGATCGATGCCGTGCTCTCCGCGCTCGAGATGGAAGGCACGCTGCCGCCCGACGTGAATCGCGCGAATGTGGCGGTGGAGCCGCCGCGCGATCCCTCCCATGGCGATATCGCCACCAACGCCGCGATGGTCCTGGCGAAGCCCGCCAAGACCAATCCGCGCGCGCTGGCCGAGCAGATCGTCGCCCATCTGAACCGCGATCCAGATATCGAAAGCGCCGACATCGCCGGCCCGGGCTTCATCAACCTGCGCCTCGCCGACCGTGCGTGGATCGACGAGGTACGGGCGATCGCGACGCTCGGCGATGGCTATGGCCGTTCCGGGCTGGGCGAGGGCGACCGCGTCAACGTGGAATATGTCTCCGCCAACCCCACCGGACCGATGCACATGGGCCACTGCCGCGGGGCGGTGGTGGGCGATGCGCTGGCCAGCCTTCTCGAAGCGACGGGGCACAAGGTCACGCGTGAGTACTACGTCAACGACGCCGGCGGCCAGGTGGACGTGCTCGCTCGCTCGGCGCATGTCCGTTATCGCGACGCGCTGGGCGAAGAGGTCGGCGAGATTCCCGAGGGCCTGTATCCGGGCGAGTATCTGATTCCGGTCGGCAAAGCGCTAGCCGAGGAATTCGGTGACCAATACGCCGCCGCGCCAGAAAGCGATTGGCTGCCGCTGTTCCGTCCGCGTGCGGTCGCCGCGATGATGGATCTCATCCGCGCCGATCTTGCCAAGCTGGGGATCGCGCACGACGTCTTCGCCTCCGAGGCCGAATTGCAGGCCGCAGGCAAGCCCGCCGAGGCCGAAGCCTGGCTACGCGAGCAGGGCCTCGTCTATGATGGCGAGCTGGAAAAGCCCAAGGGCAAGACGCCCGAGGACTGGGAGCCGGTCGAGCTGCCGCTGTTCCGTTCCACCCAGTTCGGCGACGACCAGGATCGCCCGATCCGCAAGTCGAACGGCAGCTGGACCTATTTCGGCGCCGATCTCGCCTATCATATGCAGAAGGCGGAGAACGCCGATGCGCTGATCGACATCTGGGGCGCGGACCACGCAGGCACGGTCAAGCGGATCAAGGCCGCCGTGGCTGCGCTTTCGCAAGGGCAGGGCAAGCCGATCCCCTTCGACGTCAAGCTGGTCCAGATGGTCCAGCTGATGCGCGATGGCGAGCCGGTGAAGATGTCCAAGCGTTCGGGCAATTTCGTGACGCTGGCGGACGTCGTCGACGAGGTCGGCAAGGATGTCGTGCGCTTCACCATGCTGACCCGCAAGCCCGAGGCGCAGATGGATTTCGACTTCGCCAAGGTGGTCGAGGCGAGCAAGGACAATCCGGTCTTCTACGTGCAGTACGCGCATGCCCGCATCCGTTCGACCATGCGCAAGGCGGCGGAAGAGGATCTCGCCCCGTCGGACGAGGCGCTGGACAGCCTCACCGCGGACGACATCGCGCTCGTCAAAATGGCCGCGCAGTATCCGCGGGTGGTCGAATCGGCGGCGCAGGCCCGTGAGCCCCATCGCATCGCTTTCTATCTGTACGACCTCGCCGCCGAGTTTCATTCCTTCTGGAATGCCGGAAACGATGATCCGTCAAAAAGGGTCATACTGACACAGGACCGCAAGCTTAGCGCGGCAAGGCTTTATCTGGTCGCGCAGATAGGTCAGGTTGTTCGCAATGGACTGGGTCTCCTCGGGGTGGAGGCCGTTGAGGAGATGTGA
- a CDS encoding SPOR domain-containing protein: MVDRDGQNIRDPADREQGDETASVETTDEGQGDSQAPEPEEGTQAEEQHVENTPAMPLESGSDEGGTVAEDRHELYDLDETDGDTEIDEGEEDLVTGDDDLGLVSDDDALPWLESSDYDEVESVDAWRVTGFVVLGLVMLALLVGGIWYFTQRGDSGEPEADGSTIAAPDTPYKERPEDPGGKTFEGTGDMAPAVGEGESREGRLAEKSATPEPIAKADPVEEPAERPSTPAATDNRIAVQVGAYRDEATAREGWRQLNRQTDALSGVEYRIVRGEADIGTVYRLQALPGNMSAARRLASALEADGVASQIKR, translated from the coding sequence ATGGTCGATCGGGACGGTCAGAACATTCGCGATCCAGCGGATCGCGAGCAGGGGGACGAGACCGCCTCGGTCGAGACTACGGACGAAGGACAGGGCGATTCGCAGGCTCCCGAGCCCGAAGAAGGCACCCAGGCCGAGGAGCAGCACGTCGAAAACACGCCCGCCATGCCGCTGGAAAGCGGGTCCGACGAAGGCGGAACGGTGGCCGAAGATCGGCACGAGCTTTACGATCTGGACGAGACCGATGGGGACACTGAGATCGACGAAGGCGAGGAAGACCTTGTGACCGGGGACGATGATCTTGGCCTGGTCAGCGACGACGATGCCCTACCCTGGCTCGAATCGTCCGACTACGACGAGGTAGAAAGCGTCGATGCATGGCGCGTCACCGGTTTCGTGGTGCTCGGCCTGGTCATGCTGGCGTTGCTGGTCGGCGGGATCTGGTACTTCACCCAGCGCGGCGACAGCGGCGAGCCGGAGGCCGACGGCAGCACGATTGCCGCGCCCGATACACCCTACAAGGAACGGCCCGAGGACCCGGGCGGCAAGACCTTCGAAGGCACGGGCGACATGGCGCCGGCCGTGGGCGAGGGCGAAAGCCGCGAAGGCCGCCTCGCCGAGAAATCCGCCACGCCCGAACCGATCGCGAAAGCCGACCCGGTCGAAGAACCGGCGGAACGCCCCAGCACCCCGGCTGCGACCGATAACCGCATTGCCGTGCAGGTCGGCGCCTATCGGGACGAAGCGACCGCGCGGGAAGGCTGGCGCCAGCTCAACCGCCAGACCGACGCGCTGTCGGGCGTCGAATACCGGATCGTGCGCGGCGAAGCCGATATCGGCACGGTCTATCGCCTGCAGGCGCTGCCCGGTAATATGAGCGCCGCTCGCCGTCTCGCCAGCGCGCTGGAGGCAGATGGAGTCGCGAGCCAGATCAAGCGGTAG
- the nagZ gene encoding beta-N-acetylhexosaminidase gives MTPAIFGCSGPELTADERDFFRDADPAGYILFQRNCVDADQLRRLTDALREIHGRERLLVSIDQEGGRVARLGPPEWHRWPAPARFGELYARAPASAIEALRLNSKAMATELAAAGISVDFHAPFDVARPETDDVIGDRALGSDPMQVAALGRAILDGMAAGGVVGCLKHMPGHGRATADSHKELPRVEAPDTELAVDIAPFQTLAQRASIGMTAHIVFTEWDAERPATQSAWVVENIIRHRIGFDGLLLSDDIDMQALDGSIPERSVRALEAGCDIVLNCWAKMDDMVGIAEACSPIRTESAARLDEALASVTRPSETAVIEDLCAQRDALFAAAGLSL, from the coding sequence ATGACCCCAGCAATCTTCGGCTGTTCCGGCCCCGAACTCACGGCCGACGAACGCGATTTCTTCCGCGATGCGGACCCGGCTGGCTACATCCTGTTCCAGCGCAATTGCGTGGACGCGGACCAGTTGCGGCGACTGACCGATGCCTTGCGCGAGATTCACGGGCGCGAGCGGCTACTGGTCTCGATCGACCAGGAAGGCGGCCGCGTGGCGCGGCTCGGCCCGCCCGAGTGGCACAGGTGGCCCGCGCCCGCGCGGTTCGGCGAACTCTATGCACGCGCGCCCGCCTCCGCCATCGAGGCGCTGCGCCTCAACAGCAAGGCGATGGCGACCGAGCTGGCTGCTGCGGGGATCTCGGTCGATTTCCACGCGCCCTTCGATGTCGCTCGTCCGGAGACCGACGACGTGATCGGCGACCGCGCTCTCGGTTCCGATCCGATGCAGGTCGCGGCGCTGGGGCGCGCGATCCTCGACGGGATGGCGGCGGGCGGCGTGGTCGGCTGCCTCAAGCACATGCCGGGCCACGGACGCGCGACTGCGGACAGCCACAAGGAACTGCCCCGCGTGGAGGCTCCGGATACCGAGCTTGCGGTCGACATCGCCCCATTCCAGACGCTCGCCCAGCGCGCGAGCATAGGAATGACCGCGCATATCGTCTTCACCGAGTGGGATGCGGAGCGCCCGGCCACCCAGTCGGCGTGGGTGGTCGAGAACATCATCCGCCACCGGATCGGCTTCGACGGCCTGCTGCTGAGCGACGATATCGACATGCAGGCGCTCGACGGATCGATCCCCGAGCGCTCGGTCCGCGCGCTCGAAGCGGGGTGCGACATCGTGCTCAATTGCTGGGCGAAGATGGACGACATGGTCGGCATCGCCGAAGCCTGCAGCCCGATCCGGACCGAGAGCGCTGCCCGGCTGGACGAGGCGCTGGCCAGCGTGACCCGGCCCTCCGAGACCGCCGTGATCGAGGATCTGTGCGCGCAGCGCGACGCGCTGTTCGCGGCGGCGGGCCTCTCGCTGTGA
- a CDS encoding segregation and condensation protein A: MLDFGPAGSDDWAGVAAPDVTGSPGQGALYLALDGWEGPLDLLLELARKQKVDLREISILSLVDQYLDFLDGAEQLKLEVAADYLVMAAWLAYLKSALLLPKDEQEDPSPEELALRLQLRLQRLGAMREAAGRLMGRDRVGRDVFLRGAPEGLRTDRTISWQVEYYDLVRAYGQVKARNAPALHTVRDRQVMTLESALDRVSSMLGVTLDWMELRDFLPPAADAKLRKSAMASSFVAALELARTGRAELAQDDIFGPLRLRRIRGGAQA; this comes from the coding sequence ATCCTCGATTTCGGGCCGGCGGGCAGCGACGACTGGGCCGGTGTCGCCGCGCCGGACGTCACGGGCAGTCCCGGTCAGGGCGCGCTGTATCTCGCGCTCGACGGGTGGGAAGGGCCGCTCGACCTGCTGCTCGAACTGGCGCGCAAGCAGAAGGTGGACCTGCGCGAAATCTCGATTCTGTCGCTGGTCGATCAGTACCTCGATTTCCTCGACGGTGCGGAGCAGTTGAAACTCGAAGTCGCCGCCGACTATCTCGTGATGGCGGCATGGCTGGCCTACCTCAAATCCGCGCTGCTGCTGCCCAAGGACGAGCAGGAGGACCCGAGCCCCGAGGAGCTGGCGCTGAGGCTGCAATTACGGCTCCAGCGGCTGGGCGCGATGCGCGAGGCTGCCGGCCGCCTGATGGGCCGCGACCGGGTGGGCCGCGATGTCTTCCTGCGCGGCGCGCCCGAGGGATTGCGGACCGATCGCACGATCAGCTGGCAGGTGGAGTATTACGATCTCGTCCGGGCTTACGGGCAGGTGAAGGCCCGCAATGCGCCGGCACTTCACACCGTGCGCGACCGGCAGGTGATGACGCTCGAAAGCGCGCTCGACCGCGTTTCGTCCATGCTGGGCGTGACGCTCGACTGGATGGAGCTGCGCGACTTCTTGCCACCGGCAGCCGATGCCAAGCTGCGCAAGTCGGCGATGGCGAGCAGCTTCGTCGCGGCGCTGGAACTCGCGCGGACCGGGCGGGCCGAACTCGCGCAGGACGATATTTTCGGCCCCTTGCGCCTGCGCCGTATTCGCGGCGGAGCACAAGCGTGA
- the scpB gene encoding SMC-Scp complex subunit ScpB, translated as MSGQGSDGEPGALDRALEATLFATEDALTVDQIATHLGDADKADVRSALARLAQFYAPRGIHLVERGKRWHFQTAPDCAHLLRKERESLRKLSRAATEVLAIIAYHEPVSRAEIESIRGVQTSGGTLDVLMEAGWVKPAGRREVPGRPVIYATTPDFLRHFSLESRRDLPGIDELRATGMLDPVQEAFEAEMAEPSDEGDASPEQ; from the coding sequence GTGAGCGGGCAGGGAAGCGACGGCGAACCCGGTGCGCTAGACCGCGCGCTGGAAGCGACGCTGTTTGCCACCGAGGATGCCCTCACGGTAGACCAGATCGCGACCCACCTGGGCGATGCCGACAAGGCCGATGTACGCTCCGCCCTCGCGCGGCTCGCGCAATTCTATGCCCCGCGCGGGATTCACCTCGTGGAGCGTGGCAAGCGCTGGCACTTTCAGACGGCACCCGATTGCGCGCACCTGCTGCGCAAGGAGCGCGAATCGCTGCGCAAGCTCAGCCGTGCGGCGACAGAGGTGCTCGCGATCATCGCCTACCACGAGCCGGTCAGCCGGGCGGAAATCGAGTCGATTCGCGGGGTACAGACCTCGGGTGGGACGCTCGACGTGCTGATGGAAGCGGGGTGGGTAAAGCCGGCGGGACGCCGCGAAGTGCCGGGCCGGCCGGTGATCTATGCCACGACGCCAGATTTCCTGCGGCACTTCAGCCTGGAATCGCGCCGGGACCTGCCAGGAATCGACGAATTGCGCGCCACCGGCATGCTCGATCCCGTGCAGGAGGCCTTCGAGGCGGAAATGGCCGAACCATCGGACGAGGGTGATGCGTCGCCTGAGCAATGA
- the tatA gene encoding twin-arginine translocase TatA/TatE family subunit, with protein sequence MFGQIGIWQILIVALVVLVLFGRGRISEMMGDFGKGVSSFKKGLNDDDSKQDDKPAARIEGPAHEAKPAGETVNESKSAETTDRTS encoded by the coding sequence ATGTTCGGTCAAATCGGTATCTGGCAAATTCTCATCGTCGCGCTGGTCGTGCTCGTATTGTTCGGGCGCGGGCGGATTTCGGAAATGATGGGCGATTTCGGGAAGGGCGTCAGCAGCTTCAAGAAGGGCCTCAACGACGATGACTCCAAGCAGGACGACAAGCCTGCCGCGCGCATCGAAGGACCTGCCCATGAGGCGAAGCCCGCGGGCGAAACGGTGAACGAGAGCAAGTCCGCCGAGACCACCGACCGTACGTCCTGA